One part of the Oncorhynchus kisutch isolate 150728-3 linkage group LG22, Okis_V2, whole genome shotgun sequence genome encodes these proteins:
- the LOC116356311 gene encoding DNA-directed RNA polymerase II subunit RPB1-like yields the protein MVTTYSNNYTPTQYNNYTPTQYSNYTPTQYKNYTPTQYNNYTPTQYNYTPTQYSNLHAHTVQQLHAHTYSNYTPTQCNNYTPTQYSNYTPTQYNNYTPTQYNNYTPTQYNNYTPTQYSNYTPTQYSNYTPTYNNYTPTQYNYTPTQYNNYTPTQYNNYTPTKYNNYTPTQYSNYTPHTVQQLHAHTVQQLHAHKYNNYTPTQYNNYTPTQYNNYTPTQYSNYTPTQYNNYTPTQYSNYTPHTVQQLHAHTVQQLHAHTVQQLQAHTVQQLQAHTVQQLQAHTVQQLQAHTYSNYTPTQYNNYTPTQYNNYTPTQYNNYTPTQYNNYTPTQYNNYTPTQYNNYTPTQYSNYTPTQYNNYTPTQYSNYTPTQYSNYTPTQYSNYTPTQYNNYTPTQYNNYTPTQYSNYTPTQYNNYAPTQYSNYTPTQYRNYTPTQYSNYTPTQYNNYTPTQYNNYTPTQYNNYTPTQYSNYTPTQYNNYTPTTYSNYTPTQYNNYTPTQYNNYTPTQYNNYTPTQYSNYTPTQYNNYTPTQYSNYTPTQYSNYTPTQYSNYTPTQYNNYTPTQYNNYTPTQYSNYTPTQYSNYTPTQYNNYRPTQYNNYAPTQYNNYAPTQYSNYTPTQYNNYTPTQYSNYTPTQYNNYTPTQYSNYTPTQYSNYTPTQYSNYTPTQYNNYTPTQYNNYTPTQYSNYTPTQYSNYRPTQYNNYAPTQYNNYAPTQYNNYAPTQYSNYTPTQYRNYTPTQYSNYTPTQYNNYTPTQYNNYTPTQYNNYTPTQYNNYTPTQPSFFPLPVKQQKATAIRTICFCTNQKHLYAQHSTVVNSSPPPRAQIVPLTASMELEARFHFLLLRQ from the exons ATGGTTACGACCTACTCCAA CAACTACACGCCCACACAGTACAACAACTACACGCCCACACAGTACAGCAACTACACGCCCACACAGTACAAAAACTACACGCCCACACAGTACAACAACTACACGCCCACACAGTACAACTACACGCCCACACAGTACAGCAACTTACACGCCCACACAGTACAGCAACTACACGCCCACACA TACAGCAACTACACGCCCACACAGTGCAACAACTACACGCCCACACAGTACAGCAACTACACGCCCACACAGTACAACAACTACACGCCCACACAGTACAACAACTACACGCCCACACAGTACAACAACTACACGCCCACACAGTACAGCAACTACACGCCCACACAGTACAGCAACTACACGCCCACA TACAacaactacacacccacacagtacaACTACACGCCCACACAGTACAACAACTACACGCCCACACAGTACAACAACTACACGCCCACAAAGTACAACAACTACACGCCCACACAGTACAGCAACTACACGCCCCACACAGTACAACAACTACACGCCCACACAGTACAACAACTACACGCCCACAAA TACAACAACTACACGCCCACACAGTACAACAACTACACGCCCACACAGTACAACAACTACACGCCCACACAGTACAGCAACTACACGCCCACACAGTACAACAACTACACGCCCACACAGTACAGCAACTACACGCCCCACACAGTACAGCAACTACACGCTCACACAGTACAGCAACTACACGCCCACACAGTACAGCAACTACAGGCCCACACAGTACAACAACTACAGGCCCACACAGTACAACAACTACAGGCCCACACAGTACAACAACTACAGGCCCACACA TACAGCAACTACACGCCCACACAGTACAACAACTACACGCCCACACAGTACAACAACTACACGCCCACACAGTACAACAACTACACGCCCACACAGTACAACAACTACACGCCCACACAGTACAACAACTACACGCCCACACAGTACAACAACTACACGCCCACACAGTACAGCAACTACACGCCCACACAGTACAACAACTACACGCCCACACAGTACAGCAACTACACGCCCACACAGTACAGCAACTACACGCCCACACAGTACAGCAACTACACGCCCACACAGTACAACAACTACACGCCTACACAGTACAACAACTACACGCCCACACAGTACAGCAACTACACGCCCACACAGTACAACAACTACGCGCCCACACAGTACAGCAACTACACGCCCACACAGTACAGAAACTACACGCCCACACAGTACAGCAACTACACGCCCACACAGTACAACAACTACACGCCCACACAGTACAACAACTACACGCCCACACAGTACAACAACTACACGCCCACACAGTACAGCAACTACACGCCCACACAGTACAACAACTACACGCCCACCACA TACAGCAACTACACGCCCACACAGTACAACAACTACACGCCCACACAGTACAACAACTACACGCCCACACAGTACAACAACTACACGCCCACACAGTACAGCAACTACACGCCCACACAGTACAACAACTACACGCCCACACAGTACAGCAACTACACGCCCACACAGTACAGCAACTACACGCCCACACAGTACAGCAACTACACGCCCACACAGTACAACAACTACACGCCTACACAGTACAACAACTACACGCCCACACAGTACAGCAACTACACGCCCACACAGTACAGCAACTACACGCCCACACAGTACAACAACTACAGGCCCACACAGTACAACAACTATGCGCCCACACAGTACAACAACTACGCGCCCACACAGTACAGCAACTACACGCCCACACAGTACAACAACTACACGCCCACACAGTACAGCAACTACACGCCCACACAGTACAACAACTACACGCCCACACAGTACAGCAACTACACGCCCACACAGTACAGCAACTACACGCCCACACAGTACAGCAACTACACGCCCACACAGTACAACAACTACACGCCTACACAGTACAACAACTACACGCCCACACAGTACAGCAACTACACGCCCACACAGTACAGCAACTACAGGCCCACACAGTACAACAACTATGCGCCCACACAGTACAACAACTATGCGCCCACACAGTACAACAACTACGCGCCCACACAGTACAGCAACTACACGCCCACACAGTACAGAAACTACACGCCCACACAGTACAGCAACTACACGCCCACACAGTACAACAACTACACGCCCACACAGTACAACAACTACACGCCCACACAGTACAACAACTACACGCCCACACAGTACAACAACTACACGCCCACACAGCCTTCTTTTTTTCCTCTCCCTGTGAAACAGCAGAAAGCGACAGCCATCAGAACGATCTGTTTCTGTACCAACC AGAAGCACCTGTATGCTCAACATAGCACTGTGGTTAACAGCTCTCCGCCCCCGAGGGCTCAGATAGTCCCCCTAACAGCCTCTATGGAACTGGAGGCTAGATTTCACTTCCTGCTGCTACGGCAATAA